The sequence TCGCACACCGGGAAGATCGCGGTCACGAGGACGGCGGGCACGATGGCGGCATAGGCGTTTTTCGGGATCGACCGCCGGACGGCATCTTCCGAGACGAACGTCTGGATCAGCGCCGACATGAAGACGCCGAGGAACACGAACGGCAGCGCTTCCAGCACGATGCCGAGGAATGTCGTGTTCATGAGCAGCAAGCTTTTCGGGATCGCTTCCTGTAATCCCGCACCTACAAAGAAATAGAGCAGGATGAGAAGGATGAGCGGGTACGTGAAGTAATTCAATTTTAAGGCCATAGGAGTCTCCTTGTCTTACTGGTGTATGAGTTTTTCATAGAATTCACGGATCTCCTGCCGATCGAGCGACGGTCCGATCAGGATGATGACCGGTTCCTTCCCACAGTCGGCCGGCAAGGGCGAGACAACCGCTTTCCCGCCCGACAGCTGGAGGCTGTAAGGGGCGGCTGCTCCGGAACTGCCGATAAGCGAGACAACCCCTTTTCCTCTGACGACATGGGCCGGCAGATGACGGCACCATACGAGGAGCTCTTTCTTCGTAACGATCGGGATATCCGTAAGGCGGATCGCCTGCAGTGTGCCGTGCCGGTGTGCCGTAGCAGAGTCAGATGACCTGGATTGTAAAACGGAATGGATACGTTTTTCAAAAAGGCGATCAATCGGGAAATCTGCTGCGGGTACATCGGCAAGGTTCTGTCCGCCTGGTGTCTTCGAAATCTTGCTGCGCACCTTTTTCAAATGGGAAGCCGAGACCAGGTCCGTCTTTGTCAGCAGCAGTAGGCTGCAGCACGCAAGCTGATCGGCAATCAGCCGGCGGACTTCGCCCGTGCTCGCAAACAGACTCTGGTATTCGAGGAACTGGGCGGCATCCGCGACGGTGATGACGGACATCAGTTCATACGTTGAGACATACGGCTCGCTGTACAGCACTTCCTGGATATCGATCGGGTTCGCGGCACCCGTCCCTTCGATGAACAGCACGTCGACCGGGCTGTCTGCAGACCGTGCGCTCACTTCTTCGAGCGTCTCCCGAAGATCATCCTGGATGGTGCAGCAGATGCATCCTTCGAGCAGTTCGTACATCGTGCCGGTTTCGAAAAGATGCCCTTCCACGTTCTCCTTGCCGAGTTCGTTCATGATGATGGCGGCCTCTTTGCCGGTTTCCTTGCAGTGGGCGAGCATCCTCATCAGCAGCGTCGTTTTTCCGCTGCCGAGGAAGCCGCTCAAGATGTAAACGGGTATTTTCGATTGTTGCATGTACAGATGCACTCCTATTCTACTATTGATGGTCAAACTGTCTGATTAGACAAACT comes from Sporosarcina trichiuri and encodes:
- a CDS encoding CobW family GTP-binding protein; the encoded protein is MQQSKIPVYILSGFLGSGKTTLLMRMLAHCKETGKEAAIIMNELGKENVEGHLFETGTMYELLEGCICCTIQDDLRETLEEVSARSADSPVDVLFIEGTGAANPIDIQEVLYSEPYVSTYELMSVITVADAAQFLEYQSLFASTGEVRRLIADQLACCSLLLLTKTDLVSASHLKKVRSKISKTPGGQNLADVPAADFPIDRLFEKRIHSVLQSRSSDSATAHRHGTLQAIRLTDIPIVTKKELLVWCRHLPAHVVRGKGVVSLIGSSGAAAPYSLQLSGGKAVVSPLPADCGKEPVIILIGPSLDRQEIREFYEKLIHQ